From Chrysiogenes arsenatis DSM 11915, one genomic window encodes:
- a CDS encoding PTS system mannose/fructose/sorbose family transporter subunit IID, whose amino-acid sequence MNIFAFGRVLWRLFFIQSSWNFNNMQGIGFYHASWPLLRTLRLPETTIRNFARYFNTNPYLAGISVGVALHYEYKHGSHLATDYKSALSSFLGAVGDGFFWATFRPAIFAVGVVLAMYEPTRPFAFWIPLVVYASVTILTRIVGFFMGYHYGMEVIHRLRPDILHTVIDGLKHSHYFLAGLLTTIVLHRITEQFEMAYVALAGGILILTLALFHFMRVNLFVIVAALLVLILEFLGIMQWPHT is encoded by the coding sequence ATGAATATTTTTGCATTCGGACGCGTGCTGTGGCGGCTCTTTTTTATTCAATCGTCGTGGAATTTCAATAATATGCAAGGGATTGGCTTTTATCATGCCTCGTGGCCACTGCTGCGCACACTTCGTTTACCTGAAACCACGATCAGAAATTTTGCACGGTACTTTAACACGAACCCGTACCTTGCGGGCATTAGCGTGGGGGTCGCGCTGCATTATGAATACAAGCACGGATCGCATTTAGCGACTGACTATAAGAGCGCATTGTCGAGTTTTCTGGGTGCCGTCGGGGATGGATTTTTTTGGGCGACGTTTCGCCCCGCAATTTTCGCGGTTGGTGTTGTGCTCGCCATGTACGAACCAACGCGGCCATTCGCCTTTTGGATACCGTTAGTGGTGTATGCCTCAGTTACCATTCTTACGCGCATTGTTGGTTTTTTTATGGGATACCATTACGGCATGGAGGTTATTCACCGTTTACGTCCTGACATCCTGCACACCGTGATTGATGGCTTAAAACACTCGCATTACTTTCTGGCTGGTTTACTCACGACGATAGTGCTGCATCGTATTACAGAACAGTTCGAGATGGCTTATGTTGCTCTAGCAGGGGGAATTCTGATCCTAACACTCGCACTATTTCACTTTATGCGGGTAAACCTCTTTGTTATAGTAGCGGCGCTGCTCGTTTTGATACTCGAATTTTTAGGGATTATGCAATGGCCACACACCTGA
- a CDS encoding PTS sugar transporter subunit IIC produces the protein MEPILLTLLFACIEIDRYSFGQFGFSQPLIGCTLAGALVGNWEMGLMCGAAIQLLWVSFIPAGASMYTNESVAASAFAAFAASQISIDATGLMVAFLLIFPLTFMALLLDTLGRNANGFFAGAAKYHITQGNHGIASRFHLAGIAINSLNGMIIGWVGFMGLSFVFPYINRLVHHFQFATGLALQWYLLPVIGILFLAHDNFQNRRSFYYSLAGIACGGAIIWGGWL, from the coding sequence ATGGAACCCATTCTCCTTACTCTCCTTTTTGCCTGTATCGAGATAGATCGCTACAGCTTTGGTCAGTTTGGCTTTTCGCAGCCATTGATCGGCTGTACGCTGGCAGGTGCTTTGGTGGGAAACTGGGAAATGGGGTTGATGTGTGGCGCGGCAATACAGTTGTTGTGGGTAAGTTTTATCCCAGCAGGAGCCAGTATGTACACGAACGAGTCGGTGGCGGCATCGGCATTTGCCGCATTTGCCGCCTCGCAAATTTCCATCGACGCGACCGGCTTAATGGTCGCGTTTCTCCTGATTTTCCCCCTCACCTTCATGGCGCTATTACTCGATACCCTTGGTCGGAATGCCAATGGCTTTTTTGCTGGCGCGGCGAAATATCACATCACTCAAGGGAACCACGGCATTGCCAGTCGCTTTCACCTTGCTGGTATTGCTATTAACAGCCTCAACGGAATGATCATCGGCTGGGTTGGATTTATGGGTCTTTCGTTTGTGTTCCCCTATATCAACCGCTTAGTGCACCACTTCCAATTTGCTACAGGTCTTGCACTGCAGTGGTATTTATTGCCCGTCATCGGTATTCTCTTTTTGGCACACGATAACTTTCAAAATCGGCGCTCTTTCTACTACTCACTCGCCGGAATAGCCTGTGGCGGTGCAATTATCTGGGGAGGCTGGTTATGA